In Deltaproteobacteria bacterium, a single window of DNA contains:
- the miaB gene encoding tRNA (N6-isopentenyl adenosine(37)-C2)-methylthiotransferase MiaB — protein MSKLLYINTFGCQMNVYDSERIEGSLKKLGYTVTSLLESADLVIANTCAIRAKAEQKAFSFLGRLAKIKRKKPELIVGVGGCVAQQQGREILRRMPHVDLVFGTHALGRLSSAVQKIEKNRCRIVDIDMSETVADEKAAPAGLPAEGIAKFVTIMQGCDNYCSYCVVPHVRGREASRHPDDILNEIKMLVDGGVKEVTLLGQNVNSYGIKEGLCSFAGLLSMINRVNGLSRIRFTTSHPKDLSDDLIEAFGDLEKLCRHIHLPVQSGSNRVLKRMNRKYTREAYMQKVRRLRARCPQIAITSDIIVGFPGETTTDAEDTLDLMRRVRFDSLFAFNYSDRPSAPSRKFSGKVAAHEKNERLQRVLAAQAVITADIHAGMVGKTEPVLIEGYSKLQETEKGKPTGEGRQWSGRTSCNKIVNFDIDGPGRTTGDVIGRTVPIKIEKALSHSLWGTWCRDADTGPTTKGENCYAA, from the coding sequence ATGAGCAAGCTGTTGTACATCAATACCTTCGGCTGTCAGATGAATGTATACGATTCCGAAAGGATCGAGGGCAGCCTGAAAAAGCTGGGCTACACGGTTACGTCGCTGTTGGAATCGGCAGATCTGGTAATTGCCAACACGTGTGCCATCCGGGCGAAAGCCGAGCAAAAGGCATTCAGCTTTCTCGGCCGGCTGGCGAAGATCAAACGGAAAAAGCCCGAGCTGATCGTCGGGGTTGGCGGCTGTGTCGCTCAGCAGCAGGGGCGCGAGATACTGAGGCGGATGCCGCATGTCGATCTCGTTTTCGGAACCCATGCGCTCGGGCGGCTGTCTTCGGCCGTACAAAAGATTGAAAAAAATCGCTGCCGGATCGTGGACATAGACATGTCTGAAACCGTTGCCGACGAAAAGGCGGCGCCTGCCGGCCTGCCGGCGGAGGGCATAGCGAAATTTGTCACCATCATGCAGGGCTGCGACAACTATTGCTCCTACTGCGTCGTCCCCCATGTGCGAGGGCGGGAAGCCAGCAGGCACCCGGATGATATCCTCAATGAAATAAAAATGTTGGTCGATGGCGGCGTCAAAGAGGTGACCCTTCTTGGCCAGAATGTAAACAGCTATGGCATCAAGGAGGGGCTCTGTTCCTTTGCAGGACTGCTGTCGATGATCAACCGTGTGAACGGGCTGTCCAGAATACGCTTCACCACCTCCCACCCCAAAGATCTTTCGGATGACCTGATCGAGGCCTTCGGCGATCTGGAAAAACTCTGCCGCCACATCCATCTGCCCGTTCAATCCGGGTCGAACCGTGTGTTGAAGCGCATGAACCGTAAATACACCCGGGAAGCCTACATGCAAAAGGTGCGGCGTTTACGCGCGCGGTGCCCGCAGATCGCCATCACCTCCGATATCATTGTGGGCTTCCCCGGCGAGACGACGACCGATGCCGAAGACACCCTGGACCTGATGCGGCGGGTGCGGTTTGACAGTCTGTTCGCTTTCAACTATTCCGACAGGCCTTCGGCTCCTTCGCGGAAATTTTCCGGCAAGGTTGCCGCACACGAAAAAAATGAAAGACTGCAGCGGGTTCTCGCCGCCCAAGCCGTTATCACGGCGGATATCCATGCCGGCATGGTGGGAAAAACGGAACCGGTTCTGATAGAGGGCTACAGCAAGCTTCAGGAGACGGAAAAAGGGAAGCCGACGGGGGAGGGGCGGCAATGGTCGGGGCGTACGAGCTGCAATAAAATCGTTAACTTCGATATTGACGGGCCGGGCAGGACGACCGGGGACGTCATCGGGAGGACGGTGCCGATAAAAATAGAAAAAGCGCTTTCTCATTCGCTATGGGGAACATGGTGCCGCGATGCGGACACCGGGCCGACGACGAAAGGAGAAAACTGTTATGCTGCATAA
- a CDS encoding bifunctional nuclease family protein, which yields MLHKVSVAGLTMDPASNTPIIILKTDESEQTIPIWIGLLEATSIASALQDIKFDRPMTHDLFKNLSERLNIVVTRVEVCDLKENTFYARIYFSSEEGGFDMDARPSDAIAIALRFDSPIFVDDRVVQKSKAGEGPPEVFDKSEEGRKWAEYLEKLNPEDFGKYKV from the coding sequence ATGCTGCATAAGGTGAGTGTGGCCGGTCTGACCATGGACCCGGCATCGAATACGCCGATCATCATCCTGAAAACGGACGAAAGCGAACAGACGATACCCATATGGATAGGGCTTCTGGAGGCCACGTCGATTGCATCGGCACTTCAGGACATAAAATTCGATCGTCCGATGACCCACGACCTGTTCAAGAATTTGAGTGAGCGTTTGAATATCGTCGTTACGCGTGTCGAAGTCTGCGACTTGAAGGAAAACACCTTTTACGCCCGCATCTATTTCTCCTCGGAAGAAGGGGGTTTTGACATGGACGCCAGGCCGAGCGATGCCATCGCCATTGCCTTGCGCTTTGATTCGCCGATTTTCGTGGACGACAGGGTCGTGCAGAAAAGCAAGGCGGGGGAGGGCCCTCCTGAGGTCTTCGACAAAAGCGAAGAGGGGCGAAAGTGGGCTGAATATTTAGAAAAACTGAACCCAGAGGATTTCGGAAAATATAAGGTTTAA
- a CDS encoding aminopeptidase: protein MLTEKQLDRYADILIWGLKTSRTNTIKRGNLFLVRFDLAALGLAEILQAKLLDMGMHVVLRMNSTPRMECDFYEKANGKQLVFSPPGERPFFNALNGSVYLHAPESITHLSHIDPKKLGKAAVARKFVRDILDKREEKGDFSWTLCTLPTEELARHADLSLDAYSRQVVKACFLNKTKPVASWKEIYKKAAGIKKWLNSLDIEHLHIESSHVDLIVTPGDRRRWIGISGHNIPSFEIFISPDWRGTSGTYYADQPSYRNGNLVEGARLSFAKGKAVKVEAGRGESFLRKQLALDAGACRIGEFSLTDRRFSKIDRFMANTLFDENYGGKDGNCHIALGSSYSDTYSGDKSRLTKKIKASLGFNDSALHWDLVNTEKKRVTARLKGGASKVIYENGVFGC, encoded by the coding sequence ATGCTTACGGAAAAACAACTCGATCGTTATGCCGACATACTGATATGGGGACTCAAGACCTCCCGAACAAACACAATCAAACGCGGCAACCTGTTCTTGGTCAGGTTTGACCTTGCGGCCCTTGGCTTGGCGGAAATACTCCAGGCCAAGCTTTTGGACATGGGCATGCATGTCGTGCTGCGCATGAACAGCACCCCCCGCATGGAATGCGACTTTTATGAAAAAGCCAATGGCAAACAACTGGTCTTTTCACCCCCGGGCGAACGTCCGTTTTTTAACGCTTTAAACGGCAGTGTCTATCTGCACGCCCCGGAATCCATTACCCATTTGAGCCACATCGACCCTAAAAAATTGGGCAAGGCCGCCGTCGCCCGCAAATTCGTGCGCGACATCCTGGACAAAAGGGAAGAGAAAGGCGATTTCAGCTGGACGCTCTGCACGCTCCCGACCGAAGAGCTGGCCCGGCACGCCGACCTCTCCCTGGACGCCTATAGCCGGCAGGTGGTCAAAGCCTGCTTTTTGAACAAAACAAAACCGGTAGCGTCCTGGAAAGAGATATACAAAAAGGCCGCCGGCATTAAGAAATGGCTCAACAGCCTGGACATCGAGCATCTCCACATCGAGTCGTCACACGTGGACCTCATTGTAACGCCGGGCGACAGGCGCCGGTGGATCGGCATCTCCGGTCACAACATCCCCAGCTTCGAAATTTTCATCTCTCCGGACTGGAGAGGCACCAGCGGCACCTATTATGCGGATCAACCTTCCTACAGGAACGGAAATCTGGTTGAGGGGGCCAGGCTTTCTTTTGCCAAAGGCAAGGCGGTGAAGGTGGAGGCCGGTCGAGGGGAGTCTTTTTTGCGCAAGCAACTGGCCCTGGACGCGGGTGCCTGCAGAATCGGGGAATTTTCTCTCACCGACAGGCGGTTTTCTAAAATCGACCGGTTTATGGCCAACACCCTTTTCGACGAAAATTACGGCGGAAAGGACGGCAACTGCCACATCGCCCTGGGGTCTTCCTACTCCGACACCTACAGCGGCGACAAGTCCCGGCTGACAAAAAAAATAAAAGCAAGCCTCGGTTTCAACGATTCCGCCCTGCATTGGGACCTGGTAAATACCGAAAAAAAACGGGTGACGGCCCGTTTGAAAGGAGGGGCAAGCAAGGTAATTTACGAAAATGGTGTGTTCGGCTGTTAG
- a CDS encoding cytoplasmic protein has product MALHSHQFVEEYQGFVGFGFNRETDEDTLVYYLQKFSDDRLMEALKEKMTDDELEEVFNLITRLLKRHLTEPQYHALFLKE; this is encoded by the coding sequence ATGGCCCTGCACTCGCACCAATTCGTGGAGGAATATCAGGGCTTCGTCGGTTTCGGCTTTAACCGTGAAACCGATGAAGATACACTGGTGTATTATCTCCAAAAATTTTCGGACGACCGTCTGATGGAAGCATTGAAGGAAAAAATGACCGATGATGAACTGGAAGAGGTGTTCAACCTGATTACCAGGCTTCTGAAAAGGCACCTTACAGAGCCTCAGTATCATGCGCTTTTCCTGAAAGAGTAA
- a CDS encoding alpha/beta hydrolase produces MILKKSHPLLLMQTATVGYIKTKSGIRLRWGEWKTRVPHRKGTVVVLSGRREYLEKYDESAHDLTSRGYDVFGFDWRGQGLSSRMLKNPRKGFVHSYDDYLSDLTRFMESVALPRGEPPFVLMAHSMGAHIGLRYLHDHSKPFQRAVLTSPLIDIAVPGPFRKIMRLYAAAAVAMRMGERYVPGTGGDDAGTQQFKNNRLTSDLMRFETVAGQLERNPALVVGGVTFQWLKATLDSIGIVGSPGFAEKVTVPVLMVTAGRDTVVCREAQDAICKRLPRCSLVRIEGARHEIPIEANCFRDRLWEAFDRFMGE; encoded by the coding sequence GTGATCTTAAAAAAAAGCCATCCGCTATTGCTCATGCAGACAGCCACCGTTGGATACATAAAGACAAAAAGCGGCATCCGCCTCCGCTGGGGAGAATGGAAAACCCGTGTTCCGCACAGGAAGGGGACGGTGGTGGTTCTATCCGGGCGCCGCGAGTATCTGGAAAAATATGACGAAAGCGCACATGACCTGACATCAAGAGGATATGATGTATTCGGTTTTGACTGGCGCGGGCAGGGGTTGTCTTCCAGGATGTTGAAAAATCCGCGTAAGGGATTCGTCCATTCGTATGACGACTATTTGTCCGATCTGACACGTTTCATGGAATCGGTGGCACTGCCGAGAGGAGAGCCGCCGTTTGTTCTGATGGCGCATTCCATGGGAGCCCACATCGGGTTGCGGTACCTGCACGACCATTCAAAACCGTTTCAGAGGGCCGTCTTGACCTCGCCCCTGATAGACATCGCCGTGCCGGGCCCGTTCAGGAAGATAATGCGACTTTATGCCGCTGCGGCGGTGGCAATGAGGATGGGTGAGAGGTATGTGCCGGGCACGGGTGGCGACGATGCAGGGACGCAGCAATTCAAAAACAACCGGCTGACGAGTGATTTGATGCGCTTTGAAACGGTGGCCGGCCAGTTGGAGCGGAACCCGGCGCTTGTTGTGGGCGGCGTGACCTTTCAGTGGCTCAAGGCGACCCTTGATTCCATCGGCATCGTCGGCAGCCCCGGATTCGCTGAAAAGGTGACTGTGCCCGTGTTGATGGTGACGGCTGGAAGAGACACCGTCGTTTGCAGGGAAGCCCAGGATGCGATCTGTAAAAGGCTCCCCAGATGCAGTCTGGTTCGAATCGAAGGCGCCAGGCACGAAATTCCGATCGAGGCGAACTGTTTTCGCGACCGGTTATGGGAGGCATTCGACCGTTTCATGGGAGAATAA